Proteins from a genomic interval of Capsicum annuum cultivar UCD-10X-F1 chromosome 4, UCD10Xv1.1, whole genome shotgun sequence:
- the LOC124898074 gene encoding uncharacterized protein LOC124898074: protein MNSSYVSTSTTTSALSSSSPLYLLPFDFLETILVNTIFNGIGYESWRKGMKLGLSCKNKLGLINGSVPKPQPTSPLFEPWNRCNDMVVAWILNSLDKEITETVMYTEFAEKFWKDIEQRFVQVSGLKIFQIRKDISSITQDNSNIASYFNRIKRLWNELCFSISYPECECGCKEAFQKLDEEQREHQFLSGLNDSYSTIRRNILLMKPLPDVDNVFHAHK from the coding sequence atgaattCGAGTTATGTTTCTACGAGTACTACTACTAGTGCcctatcttcttcttctccctTGTACTTACTGCCCTTTGATTTTCTGGAAACTATTTTGGTCAATACGATTTTTAATGGTATCGGTTATGAAAGTTGGAGGAAGGGAATGAAGTTAGGTTTGTCTTGTAAGAACAAATTAGGGCTGATAAATGGTAGTGTGCCCAAACCTCAACCTACTTCGCCGCTTTTTGAGCCTTGGAATCGATGTAATGATATGGTAGTTGCTTGGATTTTAAATAGCCTAGATAAGGAAATTACGGAAACAGTGATGTACACTGAATTTGCTGAAAAATTCTGGAAGGATATAGAACAGAGATTTGTTCAAGTTAGTGGTCTTAAAATTTTCCAAATCCGAAAAGATATTTCTTCCATTACCCAGGACAACTCTAATATCGCCTCATACTTCAATCGAATTAAGAGGCTTTGGAATGAGTTGTGTTTTTCCATTTCATATCCTGAGTGTGAGTGTGGTTGCAAAGAGGCTTTTCAGAAACTTGATGAAGAACAGAGGGAACATCAATTTTTAAGTGGCCTGAACGACTCTTACTCTACCATTAGGAGGAATATCCTTTTGATGAAGCCTCTACCTGATGTGGACAATGTCTTCCATGCTCATAAATGA
- the LOC107848979 gene encoding ATP-dependent DNA helicase PIF1-like, whose protein sequence is MKYLQERAILAPTLQMVELVNDYMVSLNYGQEKSYLSSDTVCMSDHSFTSLGHVHTPEFLNSIKSSGIPNHSITFKVGVPVMLLRNIDQSAGLCNGTRLIITRLENRVIEVKVLSGKESGNKVFIPRMSLTPSDSRIPFKFQRRQFSMIVSFAMTINKSKGQSLCNVELFLKKSVFTHGQLYVALSRVTSRKRLKILCYNEDEKITNETTNVVYKEVFSNL, encoded by the coding sequence atgaaataccttcaaGAAAGAGCAATTCTTGCACCTACTCTTCAAATGGTGGAATTGGTGAATGATTACATGGTTTCTCTCAACTATGGACAGGAGAAGTCATATTTAAGTTCCGATACAGTTTGCATGTCTGATCATTCATTTACATCTTTAGGACATGTGCATACACCTGAATTCCTAAATAGTATTAAAAGCTCAGGTATTCCAAATCACTCTATCACTTTTAAGGTAGGTGTTCCTGTGATGTTGTTAAGAAATATAGATCAATCAGCAGGTTTGTGTAATGGCACAAGATTAATCATCACAAGACTCGAAAATCGGGTAATTGAAGTGAAAGTGTTATCAGGAAAAGAATCTGGCAATAAGGTTTTTATTCCGAGAATGTCACTTACTCCATCTGATTCACGAATTCCTTTTAAATTCCAACGAAGGCAGTTTTCAATGATCGTATCATTTGCCATGACCATCAATAAAAGTAAAGGTCAATCATTATGTAATGTGGAATTATTTTTGAAGAAGTCTGTGTTTACTCATGGACAATTATATGTTGCCCTTTCTCGAGTAACATCTAGAAAAAGGCTGAAGATCTTATGTTATAATGAAGATGAGAAAATAACAAATGAAACTACAAATGTAGTGTATAAAGAAGTCTTCTCTAATTTATAG